The Argiope bruennichi chromosome 9, qqArgBrue1.1, whole genome shotgun sequence genome contains a region encoding:
- the LOC129985078 gene encoding uncharacterized protein LOC129985078, protein MSILCVLSYIFRFSKNVRNPLGRTTGPLSNSELKKAENFLVKAIQHQEFAADNQNLQLKGLVCPNSKLKSLNSILVDDGILRDGGRLENLNFVSKHSAILPKGYKFSMIILEYYHKKHLHVGASNLLCIVLSGRTICCKVIHQCIPCFKSKPIVSSQLMGSLPKDRVLADFPFNCTGVDLCGPFLIKYNNQRKSTLHKVYVCVFVCFVTKATHFEILSDSTSECFIALLKRFIAWRGKCANYTLTLQQILRVPVR, encoded by the coding sequence atgtCTATTTTGTGTGTTCTTAGTTACATTTTTAGGTTTAGTAAGAACGTCCGAAATCCACTTGGACGTACTACAGGTCCTCTCAGCAACAGTGAGTTGAAAAAAGCTGAGAATTTCTTGGTTAAAGCGATACAGCATCAAGAATTTGCTGCAGATAATCAAAACCTGCAACTCAAAGGATTAGTTTGTCCAAACAGTAAGTTAAAAAGCCTCAACTCGATTTTGGTTGATGATGGTATTTTGAGGGACGGAGGCCgactagaaaatttaaattttgtatcaaaacaCTCGGCAATCTTGCCAAAAGGTTATAAATTTAGTATGATTATTTTAGAGTATTATCACAAGAAGCATTTGCATGTTGGTGCTTCGAACTTATTATGTATTGTCCTAAGTGGTCGTACAATTTGTTGTAAGGTAATTCATCAGTGTATTCCATGTTTCAAATCAAAACCCATAGTGTCTAGTCAATTAATGGGCAGTCTACCAAAAGACAGAGTTTTAGCTGATTTCCCTTTTAATTGTACCGGTGTAGACCTTTGTGGTCCATtcttgattaaatataataatcaacgAAAGAGTACATTACATAAAGTGTATGTATGTGTATTTGTGTGTTTCGTAACAAAAGCCACTCATTTTGAGATTTTGTCAGACTCGACATCTGAGTGTTTTATAGCTTTGTTAAAAAGATTCATTGCGTGGAGAGGCAAGTGTGCAAATTATACTCTGACATTGCAACAAATTTTAAGGGTGccagtaagataa